The Belonocnema kinseyi isolate 2016_QV_RU_SX_M_011 chromosome 2, B_treatae_v1, whole genome shotgun sequence nucleotide sequence ttgaaatcattaaaatatttttaatctgcataaaatcttataaatctggtttactataccctttttaaaatctttcaaaagttttaaaatatttggaaatgttcgaaatctggtgtacacgcctttttcaaatctttgaaatccttgcaatctttatgaaatgttcgaaattttggtacaatttttcataaatcttcatttgtgaaatcttttttattcatttaaatcattgaattatttgaaatcttagtgaaatcttttcaaatcttggaaaggttgtaaaatatttgaaatctggtgtcctccttttttgaaatctttcttaaatctttcgtattcattttaataattaaaatatttgtaatctgtgTAAAATCGTTTTAAGTTTTAGAATTCTTGTTTAcaataccctttttaaaatgtttacaatctatgaaatcttttgtacgttttaaaatctttggaaatgttctaaatctttgaaatctttgcaatctttatgaaatgttcgaaatttttgtgaaatcttttgaaatatttgtagaatttttcttagatctttatttgtgaaatcttttttattcgttgaaatcattgaattatttgaaaagttatcgaaatctaaattttttgaaagttttataagCTTTGtaaattgttatgaaatgtttgaaatcagttgtacatgcattttttaaatctttgaaattagttgaattaaaacaactctacaaaaagataaattttcaatccaaaagaacgaatttcctatcgaaaaagacaaatgctatacaaaactattaaattttaaattatacaattgatttttccagccagatatttgaatttttaataaagaaaattagttttctaatataaaagatgaattagaaaaaaaataaataaatttcaaccaaatagttcaatctttattaaaaaaaattactaaactgttcaatttttaaccaaatagttgaattttcaaccaaatagttcaattttgagctaaataatgtaataaaaaaaaagaactttcaataatgtagttaaatttgtaatcaaaaatgaatttctaactaaaattatcaatcattcacaaaaagtaaataaatttttaacaaagtaattcaactcttaacCAAGGAGTTTATCgttcaaacaaagaaaatggattttaaataaaaaatagttgaatttaaccaacttcactaaagaataataattaccaactaaaaaaatgcatttttaaccaagaggattaattttctaccaaaaaggccgaatttttatcaaaatacacggatttccaattaaattttagaattaaaaattttcttctcgatataaatatgaattatgtcaaacgaaaaatttaaaatacggtATATCTCTAAAACTCAAATTTACCAGTCTTTCTTCACAGTTctgaagaattaaataatttttcaagcataTTTTAAAGCTCAAATTATTTAACTTctagcttaattttttttgtaatttctagaCAAGCTTAGAAAGTTACAATAGAAATATACATAGTTTGGAggcttaataaataatataaatattgttatatcactaaatttttcctgctccatttttttaatgcatacaagttaaagatttatttaacgaataaaattaaatccgtttaaaaaaccaagaatttgttcatttttaattagaaaacaatCGATAttaattctttagttttaaaattaatgtttatcatTGCACgctcttaaatataaaatatagatataaacacaattagataaaaaatattaaaaatgcggaATTTTTGCGGGTATGGTCGATAcatcaataaaataaacataacctataattcgaaaatttgtattctctttATATATGCctcaaaaatgaatctttatcaagcaaagtttttgaaaatcagtaTAATGAAATTATCTCTATTTATCTCGAGaaattttcttctcatttttgTGTGATTTTTAGAATAAACACAAAACTTATCATTTGGAATTTACGCGACAGAATTAGTTGTTACTAGAAATATTCCTCACAAGACTTCCGtgtttcatcaaaaattcatTCAGTGAAATAATGAAGAccattgttaaattaaaaaaaaactacaaaaaataatatttaaagtacttacaaaaactgaaaatccttaaaatcgccAAGTGAAAGTTTTCGGGTTTGGCTTGCTGATTCAAGCCGAAACGGTCATCACAAATTAGGAATGCGGAACATAAACATCTGGTATCGTGTCGTCTGCTATAGATTAGAAACTAAACTGGTTTCATGCAGCGCAGCATCATTCCttaagaaacttatatttttatctgaaaataatcACTAGACtgactgaaatatttttcaatccttCCTTCCACATAATTCTCTTTTAATCCCAGAAATTTCATTgtgatacaatatttaaatctCTTTTCACGACAtatgaatgaaatgaattttggCGGTTACTCACAAATGAAGATAGCCAATCAAATGAATTAACGTGACGTAGCGTAAGGTTGTCATGGCAACTAATAAATTCCTTTCATTGATTATAGCGTCTGCTCCGTAAATGCAGGCAAATGTCATTGTgtcaaaaataaacataaataatctTGCATTAGGAGAAGAATTGTAATCAGTTTGTGTTAAAGTGTttataaaaatgtgattaaaactttattttttagtcaaaactgATCAAAAGTAGCGTcattttaaatcgttaaattgGATAATAGTGTCGAAAATGGCACAAAACGCCGGAGGTTTGctattttttttagtgtaaaatgatttaatttcacatatatcatttaaaatttgtttagtttaaacTCTGTTTCATGATTTTTAGATTTTGCAGCAAATTCTATCGATTTTGATACTGAAAATCTTCTAATAAGCAGAACATCAAAAGACGAGGATTTTTCCTTCGATGAAGTTATTGGAATTATAGAGGACATCTTGATgggtaattaataattaacattgcattgtcaatattaatattattaatgataataattacataaaaataaaaaacaaatttccagctatgattcaaattttaaattatacagtttAATCACTTcaaaacaactaattttgaaaggtataattgtatttttgtgcaaaatgtttttattatttcacagaTTAATATATGTACCAAAAGtctttgaaaattggaaatatacctaaaaaatattcagttttttaatgattgtttatttGTTTGATTCCAAGATGcatctaaattctctgaattccttgaattcgtgaCATTTTCTGAATTGTAAGGATAGGGTGTCCAGCGATCTTGAAAATCTGGAACTCTCTTGATttgttttaactttgaaaatatggaaatttccttgaatttctaacgagaaccttgaatttgaatttttgttttgcttttcaaacagttattttattgaaatgcgaaaaagtaatttaaatcttttcgtcgattatgaaagaaatatctcgtttagaagaaatctttctactgaaatattttttatttttccagatatacgaataatttatcttttattcgttacagaataaataaagagatttctaggaattttttgtagactttaccaattattttatagattgcaatgaacaggctttaatattttgaataattgtatacgttattaatttcatttataggtacattttttgttatattcaacttaaaaattatgaaaattattaattgacaATTTCGATGTTAACTCGGTTTCataattagaatgagccatggcgatgtaacgatttcaaaatgtttcaaaatattttaaagatttcaaaaaatttcactaagatttcaaataattcaatgatttcaaggaatgaaaaagatataagaaaaatttcagaaaatttgacaaatatttcaccaaaatttcctgaagatttcgaatatttccaaacattttaagactttcataagattttaaaaagggtatagtAAAGCAGTTttctaatatttgaaaagatttcgcatagattaaaaatattttaatgatttcaaatgaatgcaAAAGGTTTCAGAAAggtttgacaaagatttcataaaaatttcatacagTTTTCAAAAGAACACAATacttccaaacatttcaaaaatggtacagtgtacaaaatttcaaggattttaaaaaatttcgaagatttgaaacgatttcaaaaggtgtTAAAacattttggaagatttgaaaagatttcactaagatttcaataagatttcaaataatttaatgatttagacgaataaaaaagatttcgcctacaaatatttaagaaaactttcacaaatatttcaaaaaatttcacaaaaatgtcccaaagatttcgaacatttccaaagattttgaaactttcaaacgatttcaaacgattttacacAGATGATaaacatttgaatgatttcaaatgaatacaaaatatttaagaaatatttcacaaatatatcaaagatttcatagaaattttattaagatttcatTCCAAAGAATACAataattagaaagattttaaaaatggtacagtacaacagatttcaaagattttaaaacatttcgaaaatttgaaacaattttaaatatttaaattatttcaaacgaatacgatagatttcgaaaatatttaaaaaatggtaaattaattcaaaagatttcaacaaatttgagaagatttgaatgatttcaaacgaacacaaaagatttcacaaatattaaagaCAGTTTtcacaaatacttaaaaaatgtcataaaaattgtaaaagattttaaaaaatcacacaaagatttcaaggattttaaagatttcaaatattttacaaaaattttaaaagattctaaaagatttcacagaaatttaaagtcttaacaaagattttaagtacttcaagcgGCTTCAACAACTTCACAAagattctaaggatttcaaagactaaaaaaattggcaatttctttatttgtctatggttctgctttctttaaaaatttttggccagttttttcattactttatgtaaaaaaaattatacttggaaaaacttgacttcttgacatgaaaaacctggaaaagaccttgaattgaGTTTAAAAGAATCGATGGGTAccctgtttaaaatatttcaaggaatttataaaatttaaaggatatTCCAAGAATTCAGGGGATTTATGTGTTGAAAATGGCAGAGCATTTAGGGAATTCACACAAtttagacaattcagaatattatAGGAAGGCAGggaattgaaaatattcagagTAGTCGAGCGGATATAagacaatttagaaaattcaaaatattccaagaattCAGTTGATTCAGAGAATTTCAGAGTATTTAGGGAATTGAAACTACTACAAGAGTTCAGgggatttatataattttagagcatttaaggaattcaagtaattacaaaaatctaagagatttcgataatttcagagcatttaaggaATTGGAGGAATTTTAGCTATTCCGAGAATTCAAGGCATTTAGATAATTTCAGAACATATatacaattcaaggaattcaagttaTTCCAAGAATTCAGCTGattcagagaatttcagagaGCTTAGGGAATTCAAACTATTACATGAATTAATGGGATTTAGATTATTTTAtagcattcaaggaattcgagaTATTACAAGAATTCAGGtgattcagagaatttcaaagcGCATTTACGGAGTACACGGAATTTAGAGATTCAGAATATTTACGGCATTTAGGGGATGTAATGAATTCAGATTAGTCAAGAGTACTCAATTTAGAAGATTCAGGAACTAAAAGTTTCCAaggatatttaagaaatttagaagaaCTGAATAAACTCCGAGGATTCAAAGAAaccaaggaattcagaatattaaaaaaagtcagagAACTTACATAATTCAACGGATTAagggaaataatacaatttcagagCATTTAGGGAATTCCGGGAATTGAAGGAGTTTTaggaaatcaaaatatttcaggaatgCAGATGATTCAGAGAATTGAACCAAATTTGAGGAACTgggaatattcaaagaatttagatcattcagaatatttaaggaattcaggagatttagagaattcaatgaatttcaggaattcaatgATATCAGATAATTGAATGAAGTTTGGGAATTCATAGTATTGTAGGATaccagagaattcaaggaatgtgGGGAATTAAGGGAATTTCAGGGATTCCAGAGCAATCAGACaatcaaaaatgttccaaaaattgaCGGATCTCACGGACTTGGagataatttagaatatttatagaattcagaagaattaaagaaattttagacattgaaaatattgatttaattcagagtattcaaggaattcggaaaattaacagaatttctgtgatttcaaagcatttaaggaattcaaaatattccaataatTTAGGAGATTCAGAGCATTTGgggaatttcacgaatttcgaaaaatcagaatatttacggaattcaagagaattgaaGGCATTCAGgggatttagagaattcaaggaatttgaggTATTccgaatatttaaagaattctgaaTATCCAAGGATATCAGGGAATTTACAGAATGCAAGGATTCAggcaattcagagaattttagacTATTTAGGGACTTCAGGAAATTGAAGAGGtttcaggaattcaaaatattgcaattGTTCAAAGGATTCggagtatttaaagaatttaaaatattagaggAATCCTGggaattccgaatattcaaggaatttaggatattcaaggatttcagagaattttttagcgttaatggcattcagagttttccaggaaattaaaagaatttcagggaatttataGAATCTCAAAGAATCATGAATATACAAGTATTTCAGAGGAATCGAGGAtttgagagaattcaaggaatctgTCAAATTTGCATAGCTCTAATgataaatctattaattttgaacaaggaaatatatattttttattttaagtttcaaaagttGTAGTGtaccattttttatcaattagaattcaaaaaaatttaatttggaaagcTCTAGAGTTGAAAAGGgtccatttttcaattgtaaaattgattaattttaagttttgaattttcaatagtaaaattatttcaattggtgagcataagaataatttatttttatatcttccaATTCTTTAACAGTTTACCGTATTAcgtcaatattaaatttaatttaaatcttttgttcaaacaattgtagacatttcaggttaaaattaaatagttaattaatcattcgttttaattatttcaaataataattcaagattgtttaattttaaacgattcaactatttaataacaattttttaatttacaatttttaaaaagaagacagTGATAAAacttgtataatatttaaaatcattcacacttttttttatataataatctgcttgaaattaaaaaaatataattgttacattctaacaatataattatttttattaaaactaatattagaattcaaaaatattaaattcttttttatattatttcaagtattttaggtaattaaaatttaaaaaaaaacttattaagtgaaaaatatatttaaagaaacatAGTAAGTAAAaggttaaatatatttaaatcaaaaatattatttttcaataaggaTTTGcaggaaaatgtaaaaaaatggttaaaaacctggaatttctacataaatttcgtccccaaacatacaaaccccaaattaacaagcctcgAATCCAAAAATTAACTAGCCTCAAACACACAatctccatatcaacaaacccacaaaccccaaaccaacaagctccaaacccacaaactccaaatacaccaGCTTCATATCCATaaatcaacaaacccacaaacccataaacctcaaacccaccaacctcaattccacaaacccaaatacctcacatcttataatattaattaagaaattggtagaatttggggttggtgggtttggggtttgtacctttgtggatatagagcttgtgggtttgttagtttggggtttgtacgttagTGGATATAGAGATTGTGGTTTGTTAGTTTGGGTTTTGTGGATTTGGGGgtcgtgggtttggggtttgtaagtTTGTGGATATTGAGCTTGTGGGTtgggggtttgtacgtttgtggatataggGCTTGTGGgtttgttagtttggggtttgtgagtttgtgGCTTTGGGGgtcgtgggtttggggtttgtaagtttgtggatatggagcttgtgggtttggggtttgtggatatGTAGCTACCTAGCTTGTGGGTtggggtttgtggatatggatttttttgtttggggtttgttgatatggaacttgagggtttggggcttgttgatttgggatttgtgggtttgtggcttgttaatttggggtttgtaggtttgagaACGAAATGTATGCAGAAATTCCCgggtttgaaccatttttttaattttactgcaaatcctgacgttctggctcaattctgcgaatgtattcgtgttcagcgaccccaaaaacataaagtatatcTATGAGAATCCCAttagactcccaaaaccattttgtggtcctgtgttattaatttcattttttcgtataATTTCGAAGATTGATCGCAAAGAAGTTCATACATTCTAAATTGAACATGATTTCCTTTTACGCGTATGGGtttctaaactttaaataataaatcgacCCAATTcacgcaaaattattttttcagaggATGAGTTCCAAGCATTGCAGCAGCGATATTTGGAAAAGTACTGGCAAATTTTTGAGCCTGTCGaggaaaataaactaatttacaTGGATATATTCAATGAATATGTAAGATTTGTCTGAATTAAGACCCAAATCATAATCTTTGTAatcaatataaattattcttactattaataaataaaaatggtatttttttagaACAGAGAAATAGAAACTTATTTGGAGAACAGTATGAAGaaagttattccaaatttttctatGGTTACCCTCCTAAATCAACTGAAGTaagtttgattaattatttattaaatattaatattattaataaaatttttaatttcaacagcaACAGACGATCAGAATTGGAAGGcgagatttttgaaattcttttagcgTTTACTGATTTCATCGCTTTCAAGGAAATGATTCTTGATTACAGAGCtgtgagttaaattttcaaattttatgtatcagtaattttaaatttctatttcattttgattATATCTGATATAATAGGTGAAAGAAGGAAGGGTACAAGATTTCAGCAACAGTTTATTCGTAACACCAATGAAATCGTACGATTCAGGCAATAACTAATTcaggattacaaaaaaaaagaaaaaaaaacaaacaaaaaaacaatgaagATCTATCACGCATGAAATTGCAGTTTTTGTACCTATAAGTTTGGGTTTAGTCATTCCGTTATTTATACTTCGTATTAGGAatttgataatgataattttgtgtatataataaaaactattctgTAGAAAAACTGCACATTATTCATTATTctcaatcatttttcaataagttgaaggaatttaaaaggatttgaatgattttaggatatttttttaaagttacaagagatttcaaagaggcttaaaaatttaagaattgtcacaagctttaaaaattgcaaagtatttcaaaagattgtaaaggatcttaaatatttcgttgttctttgaaagattctaattaatttttaatacaattcaataatttaaaaagatttgaaatattttatgatattttaaaaaatatcaagaaattttcaagagattttaaaagtttcgagggcttttaagaaattaaaaatatcgtaggaaatttcaaattgatatcAATCCTtacaaaaagattgaaaaatttaagaattttcatgagttaaaaaaaattgcagggtatttagggtatttttaaaacttacaaaaaaatttccaaagatttgaataactataggcgatttaaaaaaatgttataggatTTCCGGGAATAtcataatatttcatttaattttaaagattttaatggatttcaaatatttaaaggtatttccaaaaatttcataagattttaaaagattttaaggtattttcaataaaaatttttaatagatttcaataatttaaagaaattttaaggatcttaaagtatttaaaaatattccaaggcatttttaaaagcttgaaaaagttacaagggatttcaaaggactttaaatatttgaggaaattttaaaagatgccatggattttttaattaatctcaaTAAATTGAAATccaattaaaattggaaatatttgacgtatttgaaaagattccaaggaattttaaatattttagagagtTTTAAAATGTCCATTGGAATTGTAAATTGATTTCAGTCATTTGAAGTGGTTTCAAAGTATCGGAAATATTacaggtatttttaattaatttgggtaatttaataggatttcaaggatttaaaatattttagagaatttaagaatattccatgggattttaaacgaatttcacTCATTTTAAGTGTGATTTCAAAGTATTGCAAACAtttgaggtattttaaaagattccaagaaatttgaacaattttagggaATTAGAATAAATGTCATggaattttaaatggattttgataatttgaagtgcgatttaaaagttttgagaATATTTGAGGAATTGTAAAACATTCCTTGGAGTTttacattgatttcaataatttaatatgatttcaaaggatttgaaatattttagggtatgttaaaagattccaaggtatttttaagagatttctaagagctttaaaaatttgcaagcgattataaaaaattatcaatattttacgaaatttcaaaacactttattcaatttttaattgatttcgagCATTTGAAATGGTTTTGAActaatggaaatattttagatatttcaaaagattctatggcattttgcattgattttagtaatttaatcatggaatttcaaagaatttgaaatatttgagggaattaaaaaatatttatcgaattttaagtGGATTTTAATAATTGGAAGTGTGCTTTCtaattattggaaatattttagttatttaaaaagattccaagtaattttaaatattttaggaaattttaaattaattttaataatttaatgggatttcaaagaacttGAAATGTTTAatggaattgtaaaatatttcatggaattgTAAACGAATTTTCCTTCTTTTAAGCGTGATTTAAAAGTATTgcaaatatttgaagtatttaaaaatatttcaaggaatttttaattgatttcagtagtATAacatgatttcaaaggatttgaaatattttaggatacgtTAAATGATTCCAATTATtgtaggtatttaaaaatattctatggaACTTTGCgttgattttagtaatttaatggaatttcaaaggatttgaaatattttagtgattttaaaagattccaaggaattcgaaatattttagggaatttaaatttaattttaatgatttattgggaattcaaaaaatttgaaatattttatggaattttagaacattccatggaatttttaatcaatttccctTCTTTGATGTGTAATTTCAAAGTATTgcaaatatttgaagtattttaaaagatttcaaggaatttgaaatattttagagaattttaaattgatttcagtaatttaatgagatttcaaaggatttgaaagattttatggaattgtgaatattaaatggaatttaaaattaatttccattcttTGAATGGTGATTTTAAAGtattgcaaatattcaaaaaattttagggcattttaaaacattcattggaatttttaatttatttcagtaatttaatatgatttcaaaggatttgaaatattttagttattttagaaattaaaaggaatttgaaatattttaggcaatttaaaattcattctaataatttaatgggatttcaaagaatttgaaatattttatggaattttaaaatattccattgaattttaaatgaatttccctTATTTGAAtataggatttcaaagtattgaaaatgtttaaagtatttagaaagattccaaggaacttgtaatattttagggaattcgaAAACATTCcttagaatttgaaattgatttcagcgatttaatatgatttcaaagaatttgcaatattttaggatacgttaaaagattaaaaactattttcaagagttttttaaaaagtttcaaacgatttttaaagattatcaatattttacggaatttcataACATTCAATTCTATTGTTAACTGATTTCAAGCATTTGAAGTGGTTTCGAAGTACTGGAAATATttgaggtatttaaaaatattctatggaATTTTGCATTGATTTtagtaattcatggaatttgaaatattttagttattttaaaagattccaaggaatttgaaatatttcagggaattttacattaatttgaataatttaatggaatttcaaagaatttgaaatattttatgaaattttagaatgttccatggaatttaaatgaattttcctcGTTTGAAGTATGATTTCAaagtattacaaatattttaggcatttcaaattatttagaggaatttgaaatagtttagggAATATTAAaacattccttggaattttaaattgatttcaataatttgaagtgtgatttgaaagtattgaaaaattttgcagtatttacaaagattccaatgaacttaaaatattttaggaaattttaaacattccttagaattttaaattgatttcaagcATTCGAAGTGGTTTCGAAGTACTGGAAATATgataggtattttaaaagattatatggAATTTTGCattgattagaaatatttaagagaatttgaatatattccatggaattttaaatgtattttaatcatttgaagtgTGCTTTCCAAGTATTGgagatttttaattgatttcaataatttaatgagatttcaaaggatttcaaacattttagggtatttaaaagaaatcctgatattttaggaatttttaacagattccatggaacttttattgattttaatcattttaaaggatttcgaaaaatttgaataatttcagagcCATTTAATAGATTctaaaggcattttcaagagattaaaaaatgtcatgtgATATTCAAGGATCTTAAGGGATAAACAATTTTGCACGCgttgattaataattttcttgaattttgaaagatatg carries:
- the LOC117167762 gene encoding ADP-ribosylation factor-like protein 2-binding protein, coding for MAQNAGDFAANSIDFDTENLLISRTSKDEDFSFDEVIGIIEDILMEDEFQALQQRYLEKYWQIFEPVEENKLIYMDIFNEYNREIETYLENSMKKVIPNFSMVTLLNQLNNRRSELEGEIFEILLAFTDFIAFKEMILDYRAVKEGRVQDFSNSLFVTPMKSYDSGNN